A region from the Thauera humireducens genome encodes:
- a CDS encoding c-type cytochrome, translating into MMGILKKSVLAAMLGLLAPAAVQATDPPDVDLTRAEEISAGRCSLCHGPEGDSASALYPRLAGQHHQYIAKQLADFQSGRRKSDTMGSMAADLTPEEMLALGVFFEKKPTKAREVRDTELVGVGRFIFHRGNEFSGVAACSSCHGERGLGTDQLPRLAGQVPKYIEVQLKSFEQRERTNDNAIMHSIASKLTELEVKAVAAYISTLD; encoded by the coding sequence ATGATGGGAATCTTGAAGAAATCCGTACTCGCCGCGATGCTCGGCCTGCTCGCGCCGGCCGCGGTGCAGGCGACCGACCCGCCGGATGTGGACCTGACTCGCGCCGAAGAAATCAGCGCAGGGCGGTGTTCCTTGTGTCACGGGCCGGAGGGTGACAGCGCCTCGGCGCTGTATCCGCGTCTGGCTGGCCAGCATCACCAGTACATTGCCAAGCAGCTCGCCGACTTCCAGTCGGGCCGGCGCAAGAGTGACACGATGGGCAGCATGGCGGCAGACCTGACGCCCGAGGAGATGCTCGCGCTCGGCGTGTTCTTCGAAAAGAAGCCGACCAAGGCTCGCGAGGTGCGCGATACCGAGCTCGTGGGGGTCGGTCGTTTCATCTTCCATCGCGGCAACGAGTTCTCGGGCGTGGCCGCCTGTTCGTCCTGTCACGGTGAGCGTGGGCTCGGGACCGACCAGCTGCCGCGACTCGCGGGCCAGGTGCCGAAGTACATCGAGGTGCAGCTGAAGTCCTTCGAGCAGCGCGAGCGGACCAACGACAACGCCATCATGCATTCGATTGCGTCGAAGCTGACGGAGCTCGAAGTGAAGGCGGTGGCTGCCTATATCAGCACGCTCGATTGA
- a CDS encoding FCSD flavin-binding domain-containing protein: MFTRRDFLKTAGVAAAGSTTLAGLSACATVGGTSRGHVVIVGGGYGGATTAKYLRMWSNGTVDVTLIERNPTFVSCPISNLVIGGLKQMEDITVSYDNLKSKWGVKLITDEVTAVDTAKRTVTTAKNGTVGYDRLVLSPGIDFIPNAVAGLDGNEERIPHAWKAGPQTVVLRKQLQDMADGGVFALHIPKVPYRCPPGPYERACVVANYLRQAKPKSKVLVLDANGEIQSKKALFTKAFESYKGMIEYVPNSELRGVDAASRTAELEFDKIKADVLNVIPPMRAGNIALKAGLPLINDRWVDVDWLTLEAKGVPGVHVLGDALFPAPTMPKSGHMANQHGKVAAAAILNLFEGLAPNPTPVVMNTCYSFVDSKNVIHVASVHQYDAEKKQPMPVQGAGGVSMAANELEGKAALAWAKNIWADMLA, encoded by the coding sequence ATGTTCACCAGACGCGATTTTCTGAAGACCGCCGGCGTAGCGGCGGCAGGCAGCACCACGCTCGCCGGGCTTTCCGCCTGCGCGACGGTCGGCGGCACGAGCCGCGGCCACGTCGTCATCGTCGGCGGCGGCTACGGCGGCGCAACGACGGCCAAGTACCTGCGCATGTGGAGCAATGGCACCGTCGACGTCACCCTGATCGAACGCAACCCCACCTTCGTCTCCTGCCCGATCTCCAACCTCGTGATCGGCGGCCTCAAGCAGATGGAAGACATCACCGTCAGCTACGACAACCTGAAGTCGAAGTGGGGCGTCAAGCTGATCACGGACGAAGTGACCGCGGTCGACACTGCCAAGCGCACCGTGACCACGGCGAAGAACGGCACCGTCGGCTATGACCGCCTCGTGCTGTCGCCGGGCATCGACTTCATCCCGAATGCCGTTGCCGGGCTGGATGGCAACGAGGAGCGCATTCCCCACGCGTGGAAGGCGGGCCCGCAGACCGTGGTGCTGCGCAAGCAGCTGCAGGACATGGCCGACGGCGGAGTGTTCGCCCTGCACATTCCGAAAGTCCCCTACCGCTGCCCGCCCGGACCTTACGAGCGCGCCTGCGTCGTCGCCAATTACCTGCGTCAGGCGAAGCCGAAGTCCAAGGTGCTGGTGCTCGACGCCAACGGCGAGATCCAGTCCAAGAAGGCACTGTTCACCAAGGCCTTCGAGAGCTACAAGGGCATGATCGAGTACGTGCCCAACAGCGAACTGCGCGGTGTGGATGCCGCCTCGCGCACCGCCGAGCTGGAGTTCGACAAGATCAAGGCGGACGTGCTCAACGTGATCCCGCCGATGCGCGCCGGCAACATCGCGCTGAAGGCAGGCCTGCCGCTGATCAACGACCGCTGGGTCGACGTCGACTGGCTGACACTGGAGGCCAAGGGCGTGCCAGGCGTGCACGTACTGGGCGACGCGCTGTTCCCGGCACCGACGATGCCCAAGTCGGGCCACATGGCCAACCAGCACGGCAAGGTGGCGGCCGCGGCCATCCTGAACCTGTTCGAGGGCCTGGCGCCGAACCCGACGCCGGTGGTGATGAACACCTGCTACAGCTTCGTCGACAGCAAGAACGTCATCCATGTGGCGTCGGTGCACCAGTACGACGCCGAGAAGAAGCAGCCGATGCCGGTACAGGGCGCGGGTGGCGTGTCGATGGCCGCCAACGAACTCGAAGGCAAGGCGGCGCTGGCTTGGGCGAAGAACATCTGGGCCGACATGCTGGCCTGA
- a CDS encoding c-type cytochrome: MNLKHALAVLGLAGLSALAHAQDPNLARNLAATCANCHGTNGHSVGGMDSLAGETQEKLMQKLMDFKSGDKPATIMHQIVKGYSDEQLKLITTWFAAQK; this comes from the coding sequence GTGAATCTCAAGCACGCCCTGGCCGTACTCGGCCTCGCCGGGCTCAGCGCGCTCGCGCATGCGCAGGACCCGAACCTGGCCCGCAACCTGGCCGCGACCTGCGCCAACTGCCACGGCACCAACGGGCACAGTGTTGGCGGCATGGACTCCCTTGCAGGTGAAACCCAAGAAAAACTGATGCAGAAGCTGATGGACTTCAAGTCGGGCGACAAGCCGGCAACGATCATGCATCAGATCGTCAAGGGCTATTCCGACGAGCAGCTCAAGCTCATCACCACCTGGTTCGCGGCGCAGAAATAA
- a CDS encoding ArsR/SmtB family transcription factor, whose protein sequence is MEELDKVFESVAEYFSLLSEPSRLKIMHCLCNGERSVNEVVEATGLTQANASRHLSLLYRSGVVGRRREGSQVFYRLIDPNFTDLCRTVCIGIASRDEVQHNPSRRESLLRLEHDLKLER, encoded by the coding sequence GTGGAAGAGCTGGACAAGGTGTTCGAGAGCGTCGCCGAATACTTCAGCCTGCTGTCCGAACCCTCGCGGCTGAAGATCATGCATTGCCTGTGCAATGGCGAGCGTTCGGTTAATGAGGTGGTGGAAGCGACAGGGCTGACGCAGGCGAACGCCTCGCGCCACCTGAGCCTGTTGTATCGGTCCGGCGTGGTCGGGCGCCGCCGCGAGGGCAGCCAGGTTTTCTACCGGCTCATCGACCCCAACTTCACCGATCTGTGCCGCACGGTATGCATCGGCATCGCATCGCGCGACGAAGTGCAGCACAACCCGTCGCGGCGTGAATCCCTGCTGCGCCTCGAGCATGACTTGAAGCTCGAGCGCTGA
- the soxC gene encoding sulfite dehydrogenase — protein MANIDTRPGRVRPAPENFLTDEQIAAVKDGRRDFLRRAFVTASAAMAAPAVARAAGEGDPAILNLPPWSTSLGQPVAANPYGMPSKFERGLQRRESPGLTRVGGSSVAFTPLQGLFGIITPSGLHFERHHQGWHDVDPSKHRLMINGLVKTNAVFTMDDIMRLPSVSRIHFIECGANTGMEWGNVAVPTVQYSHGMISCSEFTGVPLKEILDMCGADYKKGRFVLAEGADGSSMTRTIPMELIESGEVLVAYGMNGEMLRPENGYPLRLVVPGVQGVSWVKWLRRIEVGDKPWATKDEAVHYVDLMPDGLHRQYTSIQECKSVITTPSGGQLLLDKGFYNISGMAWSGRGKVTRVDVSTDGGINWRQARLETPVLSKAVTRFNIDWVWDGKPAILQSRAVDETGYVQPSYGQLRKVRGTKSIYHNNAIQSWKVVESGEVSNVQVL, from the coding sequence ATGGCAAACATCGATACCCGGCCTGGCCGGGTCAGGCCTGCGCCGGAGAATTTCCTGACCGACGAGCAGATCGCCGCGGTGAAGGACGGTCGGCGCGACTTTCTGCGAAGGGCGTTCGTGACGGCGTCGGCTGCGATGGCGGCACCCGCCGTGGCGCGCGCTGCCGGCGAAGGCGATCCCGCCATCCTGAACCTGCCGCCGTGGAGTACCTCGCTGGGCCAGCCGGTCGCAGCGAATCCCTACGGCATGCCTTCCAAGTTCGAGCGCGGCCTGCAGCGGCGCGAAAGCCCGGGCCTGACCCGTGTCGGCGGCTCCTCGGTCGCCTTCACGCCGCTGCAAGGGCTGTTCGGCATCATCACGCCGTCGGGCCTGCATTTCGAGCGCCATCACCAGGGCTGGCACGACGTCGACCCGTCGAAGCACCGTCTGATGATCAACGGCCTGGTCAAGACCAATGCGGTCTTCACGATGGACGACATCATGCGACTGCCTTCGGTGTCGCGCATCCACTTCATCGAATGCGGTGCCAACACCGGCATGGAGTGGGGCAACGTCGCGGTGCCGACCGTGCAGTACTCGCACGGCATGATCTCCTGTTCCGAGTTCACTGGCGTGCCCCTGAAGGAAATCCTCGACATGTGCGGGGCCGACTACAAGAAGGGCCGCTTCGTGCTGGCCGAAGGCGCCGACGGCTCGTCGATGACCCGTACCATCCCGATGGAACTGATCGAGTCGGGCGAGGTGCTGGTGGCCTACGGCATGAACGGCGAGATGCTGCGTCCCGAGAACGGCTACCCGCTGCGCCTGGTGGTGCCGGGCGTGCAGGGCGTGAGCTGGGTGAAGTGGCTGCGCCGCATCGAGGTTGGCGACAAGCCGTGGGCGACCAAGGACGAGGCGGTGCATTACGTCGACCTCATGCCCGATGGCTTGCACCGCCAGTACACCTCGATCCAGGAGTGCAAGTCGGTCATCACCACCCCGTCGGGCGGCCAGCTGCTGCTCGACAAGGGCTTCTACAATATCTCGGGCATGGCCTGGTCGGGCCGCGGCAAGGTCACCCGCGTCGATGTGTCCACCGACGGCGGCATCAACTGGCGCCAGGCACGCCTGGAGACGCCGGTGCTGTCGAAGGCGGTCACCCGCTTCAACATCGACTGGGTGTGGGACGGCAAGCCCGCGATCCTGCAGTCGCGCGCGGTCGACGAAACCGGCTACGTCCAGCCGAGCTATGGCCAGCTGCGCAAGGTGCGCGGCACCAAGTCCATCTATCACAACAACGCCATCCAGTCCTGGAAGGTGGTCGAATCCGGGGAGGTGAGCAATGTCCAGGTTCTCTAA